A region from the Medicago truncatula cultivar Jemalong A17 chromosome 6, MtrunA17r5.0-ANR, whole genome shotgun sequence genome encodes:
- the LOC11414636 gene encoding cell division cycle-associated protein 7 isoform X2 — MKMKETSKSDYESLRNARMSENKARLESLGILNKVSNLREASTPTKKQQRTPVKRVYGLTPVRRSQRIKDVSTGTVTVAATLDGLLPRRSNRLKSSFSYAVTPKQEKVTAENGEEEEKGCIVTTDKWEDEKRPANAPLIELNPKDVEHFLSAETSARRCDSKGRGSIYNPVLGICCHFCRQKKLCGEEDCKRCGNCDVNEPCLGKTDCSACHSSNGVFCRACLKVRYGEEMEEVRENKEWMCPHCIEEKGIKPYWICNSSICMRKRKMSPTGIAIHTDLQFFNI; from the exons atgaaaatgaaagaaacttCAAAATCCGATTACGAATCTCTCAGAAACGCTCGTATGTCAGAAAACAAG GCTAGGTTAGAATCTTTGGGTATTTTGAATAAAGTTTCAAATCTTCGAGAAGCTTCTACTCCAACTAAGAAACAACAACGTACACCTGTTAAAAGGGTTTATGGTCTTACTCCAGTGCGTCGATCTCAGCGAATCAAGGATGTTTCCACCGGCACAGTTACTGTAGCCGCAACGCTTGACGGGCTTCTGCCTCGACGATCTAACCGTTTGAAAAGTAGTTTCAGTTATGCTGTTACGCCAAAACAAG AAAAGGTAACTGCAGAAAATGGGGAAGAAGAGGAGAAGGGCTGTATTGTAACTACAGATAAATGGGAAGATGAGAAAAGGCCTGCGAATGCCCCTCTCATTGAACTGAACCCGAAGGATGTAGAGCATTTTCTTTCAGCAGAGACTTCTGCGCGGCGCTGCGATAGCAAGGGTAGAGGCAGTATCTACAATCCAGTTTTGGGGATATGCTGCCACTTTTGCAG GCAAAAGAAATTGTGTGGGGAAGAAGATTGCAAGAGATGTGGGAATTGTGATGTGAATGAACCTTGTTTAG GAAAGACTGATTGTTCAGCGTGTCACTCAAGCAATGGTGTCTTTTGTCGAGCCTGTCTCAAGGTTCGTTATGGTGAAG AAATGGAGGAGGTGAGAGAGAACAAGGAATGGATGTGCCCACATTGCATAGAAGAGAAAGGAATAAAACCTTATTGGATATGTAACAG CTCAATATGCATGAGGAAACGAAAGATGTCGCCAACTGGGATCGCAATACACACAG ATCTCCAGTTCTTCAACATATAA
- the LOC11420174 gene encoding disease resistance protein RPV1: MAMQSPSRVFLSFRGSDTRNKFTGNLYKALVDKGIRTFIDDNDLERGDEITPSLVKAIEESRIFIPIFSANYASSSFCLDELVHIIHCYKTKSCLVFPVFYDVEPTHIRNQSGIYGEHLTKHEERFQNNEKNMERLRQWKIALIQAANLSGYHYSPHGYEYKFIEKIVEDISNNINHVFLNVAKYPVGLQSRIEEVKLLLDMGSEDEVRMVGLFGTGGMGKSTLAKAVYNFVADQFEGVCFLHNVRENSSHNNLKHLQEDLLLRTVKLNHKLGDVSEGISIIKERLSRKKILLILDDVDKLEQLEALAGGLDWFGHGSRVIITTRDKHLLACHGITSTHAVEELNETEALELLRRMAFKNDKVPSSYEEILNRVVTYASGLPLAIVTIGGNLFGRKVEDWERTLDEYENIPDKDIQRILQVSYDALKEKDQSVFLDIACCFKGCEWTKVKKILHAHYGHCIEHHVGVLAEKSLIGHWEYDTYVTLHDLIEDMGKEIVRQESPNKPGERSRLWFPDDIVNVLRDNTGTGNIEMIYLEFDSTARETEWDGMACKKMTNLKTLIIEYANFSRGPGYLPSSLRYWKWIFCPLKSLSCISSKEFNYMKVLTLNYSRYLTHIPDVSGLPNLEKCSFQNCESLIRIHSSIGHLNKLEILNASGCSKLEHFPPLQLLSLKKFKISHCESLKKITIHNSIGHLNKLEILNTSNCLKLEHFPPLQLPSLKKFEISGCESLKNFPELLCKMTNIKDIEIYDTSIEELRYSFQNFSELQRLTISGGGKLRFPKYNDTMNSIVFSNVEHVDLRDNNLSDECLPILLKWFVNVTFLDLSENYFTILPECLGECHRLKHLYLKFCEALEEIRGIPPNLERLCADECYSLSSSSIRMLMSQKLHESAGCTHFRFPNKTRRIPDWFEHQSRGGKIAFWYHKKLPSISFTFIIIYEHYTTVKLFVNGYEKEISFDEFTGEFGKLVDDETVLDNYTTLLHIKLEEGNELGERLLKKEWIHVEFKLKDHENSVYAQMGIHVWGIDPSLSQFMQEGIDPSILYPQKKQRLVEVGVSEKGEEEEEG; encoded by the exons ATGGCTATGCAATCACCTTCCCGAGTGTTCCTCAGTTTCAGGGGCAGTGACACTCGCAACAAATTTACCGGTAATCTCTATAAGGCTCTTGTTGACAAGGGAATTCGTACTTTCATTGATGATAATGATCTTGAAAGAGGAGATGAAATCACACCATCACTTGTCAAGGCCATTGAAGAATCTAGGATTTTTATTCCCATATTTTCTGCCAACTATGcatcttcttcattttgtttggaCGAACTTGTCCACATCATTCACTGCTACAAGACAAAGAGTTGCTTAGTATTTCCCGTTTTCTATGATGTGGAACCTACTCACATACGAAATCAGAGTGGGATTTATGGTGAGCATCTTACTAAGCATGAAGAGAGGTTTCAAAATAACGAGAAAAACATGGAGCGATTGCGTCAATGGAAGATAGCTCTTATCCAAGCTGCTAACTTGTCCGGCTATCATTATAGTCCTCATGG ATATGAATACAAGTTTATTGAGAAGATAGTCGAAGACATCTCCAACAATAtcaatcatgtttttttaaatgtagCCAAATACCCTGTTGGATTACAGTCCCGAATAGAAGAAGTGAAATTGCTTCTTGACATGGGCTCTGAGGATGAGGTCCGCATGGTAGGACTTTTTGGTACTGGAGGCATGGGTAAATCAACACTTGCAAAAGCAGTTTATAATTTTGTTGCTGATCAATTTGAAGGTGTATGTTTTCTTCATAATGTCAGAGAGAATTCAAGTCATAATAACCTGAAACATCTCCAGGAAGATCTCCTTTTAAGAACAGTTAAATTGAACCATAAGTTAGGAGATGTTAGTGAGGGAATTTCAATCATTAAGGAAAGACTATCTAGAAAGAAGATTCTTTTGATTCTTGATGATGTTGACAAACTGGAGCAGCTAGAGGCTTTGGCTGGAGGACTTGATTGGTTCGGTCATGGAAGCAGGGTCATCATTACCACTCGTGATAAACACTTACTAGCCTGTCATGGGATTACAAGTACACATGCAGTAGAAGAATTGAATGAGACAGAAGCTCTTGAATTGTTGAGGCGAATGgcttttaaaaatgacaaagttCCTTCAAGTTATGAAGAAATTTTAAACCGTGTAGTTACTTATGCATCTGGCCTGCCCTTAGCAATAGTAACAATAGGGGGCAATTTGTTTGGAAGGAAGGTAGAAGATTGGGAGCGTACATTAGACGAGTATGAAAATATTCCCGATAAAGATATCCAAAGGATACTTCAAGTAAGCTATGATGCTTTGAAGGAAAAGGATCAGAGTGTCTTTCTAGACATTGCTTGTTGCTTCAAAGGGTGTGAATGGACAAAGgttaaaaaaatacttcatgCTCATTATGGCCATTGCATAGAACATCATGTTGGAGTGTTGGCTGAAAAATCTCTCATAGGCCATTGGGAATATGACACTTATGTGACCTTACATGACTTGATAGAGGACATGGGTAAAGAAATCGTCCGACAAGAATCTCCCAACAAGCCTGGAGAACGCAGTAGGTTGTGGTTTCCCGATGATATAGTTAACGTTTTAAGAGATAATACA gGAACTGGGAATATTGAAATGATATATTTAGAATTTGACTCAACGGCAAGAGAAACAGAGTGGGATGGAATGGCTTGCAAGAAGATGACAAATCTCAAAACACTTATCATTGAATATGCTAACTTTTCAAGGGGTCCTGGGTATCTTCCAAGTAGTTTGAGATATTGGAAATGGATATTCTGTCCTTTGAAGTCTCTATCTTGTATTTCGAGCAAG GAGTTCAACTATATGAAAGTCTTGACATTGAACTATTCTCGATATTTAACCCATATACCCGATGTCTCAGGTCTTCCAAATCTAGAAAAGTGCTCCTTTCAAAACTGTGAAAGTTTAATTAGAATTCACAGTTCGATTGGACACCTAAATAAACTTGAAATCTTAAATGCATCTGGTTGCAGCAAGCTTGAGCATTTTCCACCCTTACAGCTGCTCTCTCTTAAGAAATTCAAAATCTCTCATTGTGAGAGTCTCAAGAAAATTACAATTCACAACTCGATTGGACACCTAAATAAACTTGAAATCTTAAATACATCTAATTGCCTCAAACTTGAGCATTTCCCACCCTTACAGCTGCCCTCTcttaagaaatttgaaatctCTGGTTGTGAGAGTCTCAAGAATTTTCCAGAATTATTATGTAAGATgacaaatataaaagatattgaGATATATGATACTTCCATAGAAGAATTGCGatattcatttcaaaatttcagtGAACTTCAACGGTTAACAATATCTGGAGGGGGAAAGCTCAGGTTCCCAAAATATAATGATACAATGAATTCAATAGTGTTTTCAAATGTGGAACATGTTGACCTCAGAGACAACAACCTCTCGGATGAATGTCTCCCAATACTTCTCAAGTGGTTTGTTAATGTGACATTTCTAGACTTATCGGAGAACTATTTCACAATTCTTCCCGAGTGCCTTGGTGAATGTCACCGTCTTAAGCATCTTTATTTGAAGTTTTGCGAGGCTCTTGAGGAAATTAGAGGGATTCCACCAAATCTTGAAAGGCTTTGTGCAGACGAGTGTTATTCATTGAGTTCCTCAAGTATAAGAATGTTAATGAGTCag AAACTGCATGAGTCTGCTGGATGCACCCATTTTCGATTCCCAAACAAAACGAGAAGGATTCCTGATTGGTTTGAGCACCAAAGCAGGGGAGGCAAAATTGCTTTCTGGTATCATAAAAAACTCCCTTCTATTAgttttacttttattattatttatgagCACTACACAACAGTCAAATTATTTGTGAATGGATATGAAAAAGAGATAAGTTTCGACGAATTCACTGGGGAATTCGGTAAGCTAGTGGATGATGAAACTGTGTTGGATAACTATACAACTTTGTTGCATATAAAATTGGAAGAAGGTAATGAACTCGGTGAAagacttttgaaaaaggaatggaTCCATGTGGAGTTTAAGTTGAAGGATCACGAGAATAGTGTTTATGCACAAATGGGAATCCACGTGTGGGGAATTGATCCTTCATTATCACAATTTATGCAAGAGGGAATTGATCCTTCAATATTATATCCTCAAAAAAAGCAAAGATTGGTGGAAGTGGGAGTTTCAGAGAAaggggaggaggaggaggagggaTGA
- the LOC11414641 gene encoding putative F-box protein At5g62660, whose translation MEKKRYVGSEDGKVNTYISDDIAVSILSKLPLKSFKRFQCIRKSWSLLFENHHFKNMFRTNFFSNSHCCSYYDGASLLLKVIEHNKEALYSFSGERFKNKIKLEFTNPFLENDSIHVFGFGSINGTFCLHEYQEGDYEKITLWNPATETFNLLPPGEIESAITDEAKALVEVWFYSCLHGFGYDHVISDYKVIRDVQVLIQPSFQYSDDLEEITTLGWLEEINAWEIYSLRSNSWRKLDIEMPSSWELY comes from the coding sequence atggagaagaagagataTGTGGGTTCAGAAGATGGAAAAGTGAACACTTATATATCAGATGATATAGCCGTTTCAATTCTATCAAAGTTGCCGCTTAAATCTTTTAAGCGATTTCAATGTATTCGAAAATCATGGTCCCTCTTATTTGAGAACCATCACTTCAAGAACATGTTCCGCACGAATTTCTTTTCCAATTCTCACTGTTGTTCTTATTACGATGGTGCATCTCTCCTCCTAAAGGTTATTGAACACAATAAAGAAGCTTTGTATTCTTTTTCTGGTGAGAGGTTCAAGAATAAAATCAAACTGGAATTCACAAATCCTTTTCTTGAAAATGATAGTATTCATGTGTTTGGTTTTGGTAGTATTAATGGTACTTTTTGTCTTCATGAATATCAAGAAGGCGATTATGAAAAAATTACACTGTGGAACCCAGCTACGGAAACATTTAATCTCCTTCCTCCCGGTGAGATTGAGTCAGCTATCACAGATGAAGCTAAGGCTTTAGTTGAAGTTTGGTTTTATTCTTGTCTTCATGGATTTGGTTATGACCATGTTATAAGTGATTATAAGGTCATTCGGGATGTACAAGTTTTGATACAACCATCATTTCAATACTCTGATGACCTTGAAGAAATTACAACTTTAGGCTGGTTGGAAGAAATTAATGCTTGGGAGATATATAGCCTAAGAAGTAACTCATGGAGAAAACTTGATATTGAGATGCCGTCTTCTTGGGAGTTGTACTGA
- the LOC11414636 gene encoding cell division cycle-associated 7-like protein isoform X1 — protein sequence MKMKETSKSDYESLRNARMSENKARLESLGILNKVSNLREASTPTKKQQRTPVKRVYGLTPVRRSQRIKDVSTGTVTVAATLDGLLPRRSNRLKSSFSYAVTPKQEKVTAENGEEEEKGCIVTTDKWEDEKRPANAPLIELNPKDVEHFLSAETSARRCDSKGRGSIYNPVLGICCHFCRQKKLCGEEDCKRCGNCDVNEPCLGKTDCSACHSSNGVFCRACLKVRYGEEMEEVRENKEWMCPHCIEEKGIKPYWICNSSICMRKRKMSPTGIAIHTAREMGYESVAHQLMEELKRGNRLTR from the exons atgaaaatgaaagaaacttCAAAATCCGATTACGAATCTCTCAGAAACGCTCGTATGTCAGAAAACAAG GCTAGGTTAGAATCTTTGGGTATTTTGAATAAAGTTTCAAATCTTCGAGAAGCTTCTACTCCAACTAAGAAACAACAACGTACACCTGTTAAAAGGGTTTATGGTCTTACTCCAGTGCGTCGATCTCAGCGAATCAAGGATGTTTCCACCGGCACAGTTACTGTAGCCGCAACGCTTGACGGGCTTCTGCCTCGACGATCTAACCGTTTGAAAAGTAGTTTCAGTTATGCTGTTACGCCAAAACAAG AAAAGGTAACTGCAGAAAATGGGGAAGAAGAGGAGAAGGGCTGTATTGTAACTACAGATAAATGGGAAGATGAGAAAAGGCCTGCGAATGCCCCTCTCATTGAACTGAACCCGAAGGATGTAGAGCATTTTCTTTCAGCAGAGACTTCTGCGCGGCGCTGCGATAGCAAGGGTAGAGGCAGTATCTACAATCCAGTTTTGGGGATATGCTGCCACTTTTGCAG GCAAAAGAAATTGTGTGGGGAAGAAGATTGCAAGAGATGTGGGAATTGTGATGTGAATGAACCTTGTTTAG GAAAGACTGATTGTTCAGCGTGTCACTCAAGCAATGGTGTCTTTTGTCGAGCCTGTCTCAAGGTTCGTTATGGTGAAG AAATGGAGGAGGTGAGAGAGAACAAGGAATGGATGTGCCCACATTGCATAGAAGAGAAAGGAATAAAACCTTATTGGATATGTAACAG CTCAATATGCATGAGGAAACGAAAGATGTCGCCAACTGGGATCGCAATACACACAG CTCGGGAAATGGGATATGAATCAGTAGCACATCAACTAATGGAAGAACTTAAACGTGGAAACAGACTCACAAGATAA